The Deltaproteobacteria bacterium genomic interval CTGGTTATTGTGGGACATCGCCAGGTCCGAGGGGATATGCTTCTTTTTTCTGGCGGCAAAACTTGTCGAAGAGAAAAGGAGAACCAGGACAATGAGGGGAATCAGGAAACAGGAGGTCTGTCGCATCGTTTTTTGTCTCATGAGGCGCAGGGGTCCAGTTCATGAAGTTCGCTTGAAGAAGGAAGCCGCTGTAACGAGAAAAGATCTCCTGGGAGGAGGGAGAGTGCCTTTTTAAATTCTGAGGCGGCCCCTTTCTTGCTTTGGTTGAGAAGGGTGGCCCCCGCCGTTTGATGGATATCCGCCTCCAGGTAGTTTTTGGCGATAACCCCCATCCGTTCGGTGATGTAGGGGTGGAGGAGGGCCGCCTTGGTCATGTCCCGGGCCGCCTCTTCCACGAAGGGGCGGGCAAAATCGTTCCCGATCACCTTTCTTAAGGTGGCCTTCATCAGAAGAGATTCGGCATGCCCGAGGTAGGCCTGGACGTAGTTGTAATCCCGGCTGATGGCGTCTCCAAAGAGTTTGATGGCAGGGTCGATTTCATCAGCCCGGCCTGATTCCATCGAAAGACGGCCGAGGATGTAGCTTTTAAACGCCTCCAGGGAACGGGTCTGGTGTTTGTACGGGAGCCTCCTTTTTCTATCTGCCTTCAACCCCTTTATATCGGCGGAGGCCCGGTCGGCGATCTCCAAAAAGAGTTCGAAGATCTTTTCCGATTGGGGAAATTCGACCGTCCAGTTGGCGCGTCCCAGTTCTTTCTCCTCCTGGACATCCACGAAACGGGCGTAAACCTTCAGGGTTGATTCTTCACGGGTGAAAAAACCGTAGACGACAGAGGCGGCACCGACCATTTTGCCGATATCGGCCGCTTCTTTCGTTTCCGTGGCCTGGTACCGTTTCTTGAGGGAGCTCTTGACGACCGTCAGATTTTTGTTCAGGGAGAAATAGTCAGAAAGGAGGAGACGGAAGGCTTCAGAGAGCCATTCTTCCGATTTTTGCCGGCTCTGATTCCCGAACGAAAGAACCATTATTTTTTTGTCTTTGGTTTCCATCCCCTCGCCACGATTTCTCTGAAAAACCAATTCCCAGTTCGGGCAGGAACCAGCTCGAAGGGGGAAGAGCGGCCAGAGTGAGAGGAGAGCCGTTAGCAGGAATAGTTTGAAAGGGGTCATCCCCTTCCTATAACTGATTATAAAAACGGATTCTAGTGGTTTATTCTAACTCCCTTATGTTCGGGAAGAACAGGTATTGGGAATCTTTATGAAACCCGTCAGGGGCCAGGGGGAAATAGTCAATGCGGACAAGGACCTTCTTTCCGTTCGAAAAAATACCGGCCACCACGGGGCAATAGATAAAGGGGCCTTCAAATGGTTCAGGAACCTTATCTTCAACAATGATTGGCATGGGACGAAGCTCCTTCAGGGAGGCCTTTTTTGGATTTTTGAGGACGAGCTTCTCTTTCTCGAGGTCAACAAAAAGCATCGAACCTCCCGGGAGTGGGCAATGGCCTGCCGATTCACAATAGGCTCCCCATTCAGGAGAGGAAATCCGGTATTTCTTCAGCAGGCCTTTGACCTCTTCCAGGGGAAGGGGCGATCCTCCCTGATTTCCCTCCCGGCAGGCCTTGTCGGCGTCAAAAATTTTTATTTTTTCCCTGTCTTTCGACCCTCCCTCTTTTCGGATCACAAAGGTCAGGCTGGAGGCGCATTCACCGACCGGTGATTCCAGGATCAGGGCGTAATATTTGCCGTCCGGGGACCAGCCGAGGAAACCGCCGGACGGCTTGGATGACAGACCCTTGGGCGAATCGCCCTCGGGTGGCACACCCTTGGGTGGCACACCCTTCCAAAGACGCGGCGTTCCTAAAAAGGTTTCTTTTATATGGGAACAGGGGTTGGTGGGGATGGCTGGCGATTTCGCCGCGAGGGGCGGCCTGGGAAGAAGGAGACTGACGATGATTATTGGGGGAATGAGGAAAGAACGGCCCAGCTGCCCAGGGCGATCAGAACGAGGGCGAGTCCTTGCATGACGTGACGGATCCGCAAAGGGGAGATGTTCTTTTTGATCGGATGGGAGAGGGTGACCAGGATGAGCCACCAGGAAAGACTACCACAAAAGATGCCGGATGTGATCTCAAAAAAGAAGATTTTGCGGGGATCGACCGGGATCAGGTTGGAACCGGTGAAGAGGGCGGCAAAGGCAAACATCGTCATCGGGTTTGTCAGGGTGAGGAGAAACGTGGAAAAGGCATCCCATGTATAATGGTGGAGGTATCGGGGGGTCAGAACCTCATCCGCCTTCAGGAGAGGGGGTTTGTTGAAGAAAAACTTGAGGCCGAGGACCACGACAATCAGTCCCCCAACCGGCTGGATCCAGACGTAATATTTTTCCAGCCAGGAGATCAGGGCGACGAGTCCCATGGAGGCGAAGAGGGCGAAGAGGGCATCCGCGGCGGCGGCCCCAATACCGCTCGCAAAACCGGCAAGATAACCAAGGCCAAGACTCCTCTGGAGGATCAGCAGGGCAATCGGCCCGATCGGGATGGCGACGATAAAGCCCAGGAGAAGCGATTTGAAAAACATGAGGATCCTTTTTGCCAACTTTGTTTTATTTTTGCAAGGTCATTGATTTTATGTTAGAAAACGGAGGTGGCTGACGAGCGGGATGAAAAAACAGATGTCCACTTCAAGGCCGAGTCGGCCCCTTCCCCTTCTTCGGAAGCGGCTTACCCTTGTTTGGAGATCATTAGTGGGCCTCGTTCGGGGACCCGGTTTTCCCTGAAACAAGGGATGACCTCCCTGGGGAGGTCGAGCGAAAATGATGTCGTCATGGATGACTCCAGTGTCTCCAGGCGTCATGCCGAAATAGAGATTGCCGGTCCCAGAATGACGATTCGGGATGCCGGGAGTCGTAACGGCATCAAGGTTGGGGGGCAGAAGATTGAACAGCCAGTGGAATTGGGGCATGAGGGCCGGGTCAAGATCGGTATTTTTGAATTACGTCTCTTGACAGGTCCCGCCGGTCCCGCAACTCCGTCGCCTCCCCAACAAACGCCGGACGCTGGGGCCGCTGAATTCCCTGAACCGGGGGGAGGGGTCGAAAATTTCAACGAACCGTTGAGTGAATCACCTCTGGGCGAATCGCCATTCAGTGAATCCCCCTTGCCCAGGGAATCGCTTTCCCCCAAAAAGAAGAAATGGATAATTTATCTCCTTCTGCTTCTTTTAATCGGCGGGGGCAGTTTTGCCATTTACCAGTATCTCTTGCCAAAAATTATCCCGCCGCTTCCTGAACTGGTCCAGAAAGGGGAAGGCGGCCCGGTGGAGGAGGGGAAGATGGGGCAGGCACCGGCAACGGGCGCTAGAACGGAGGCGACGGTCCCGATTTTTCTGGATTTTACCTCAACCCCGCTTCCGGCCGAGGTCTTCTTTGGGGATCAGTCGGTCGGGATGACACCGCTTCGTCTTCAACAGACTCTTCAGACCAGCCGGATTTATGAAGTCCGGGCGGTCTACAGACTTGCCGAGATGGGGGAGACGCTTGAGGCCAAGTTGCAGTTTTCACCACCGCCTGGCGTTCAGGTCCTGACCATTCCTTTTGTAGGCCGGGTTGGGCTTTTTAAA includes:
- a CDS encoding LysE family transporter, which gives rise to MFFKSLLLGFIVAIPIGPIALLILQRSLGLGYLAGFASGIGAAAADALFALFASMGLVALISWLEKYYVWIQPVGGLIVVVLGLKFFFNKPPLLKADEVLTPRYLHHYTWDAFSTFLLTLTNPMTMFAFAALFTGSNLIPVDPRKIFFFEITSGIFCGSLSWWLILVTLSHPIKKNISPLRIRHVMQGLALVLIALGSWAVLSSFPQ